The Tistrella bauzanensis region CGTAATTGCTGACCGTCTGGTTCGCCCCCCAGAGCGTGCCATAGGCACGATCCGACGGATCGAGCGAGAGGTCGAAGCAGCGCGGATCGGCATCGGTGCGCCAGACCTGGAAGATCGGCGAGAACGCGGCCATGACCTCATCCGCACGGCCCCCGCCCGATTTGGCCGCAGCACGTGCCCGGGCCTTGCGGGCCAGCAACGCCGTCGCCTTCTCGTCGATGCGACGCACCCGTGCCGCCTGTGCCGCGCGATAGCGCTCAAGGAATTCGGGCGTGTAGCTGGCCGATTGGGGGGCCGGGCGAAATCCGTTCGCGGCCGAGAACGGGTCGAGCGCCGGGTCGACCGAAAACGGATCGTCCTCGTCAGTGACAGAGGGGTCGATGCAGGCCAGCATCAAGGCCCCCTGGCCCAGATGCGACGAGACCAGGATCACGCCCTCGGGCGCCGGCATCGTCGCGCGGTGCAGGCCGGTCGGCCGGCCACCGGAGGAGCGGGCGACCCGCGCCGCGGGCTCCAGCGCCGCCTGCTGACAATAGAAGGCGGCAAGCGGTCCGCCGCCTGAGATGCCGAGCAGGACGGACTGCCCGAACCCGGCCGTGCTGCGCAGAAACGCCTGGCCGGCCGCCATGTCGTGCAGCGCGGTCTCGTGCTCCAGCCTGAGATCATTGCCGGGCGCGCGCGACCCTTGCACCCAGACCGCGACCCCGGCCGCCAGCAGATCCGGCACGATGTACTGGGTAACGCCGATCTCCCGCGGATGCATCAGGCAGACGACGCTGCGCTCGCCACCGCGGCGGAACAGGAAACCGGTCACCGGCGCGCCGTCAGCGGTGGTGAGGGCATGGGCGGTCATGGTGGTGCCGGCGGGCAACCGGTCCGGATCCCATTTGGTGCCGTGCAGGCCGGCGGTCGTGGTCGCCTGCCGGATCACGGGCGCCCCGGCATGGGGGGCGGCGGTCGTCTGGTCGGTCATGGAGATCATCCCTTCGCGAACCGCGTGACGGGGGAAAGCCGCTGTAGAATCTGAGGCGGCGGCCCCGAATGCGCGGCCTGATCTTCAAGCGCGGCGCGCAGTTCAGGCGCCACATCCACGCCAATGGTGCGATCGTCCGGAGACACATGGATGGATGTGACCCTGCCGATGAAGACCGGGCGGCCGTCATCCACCCGCCGTGCCGCCGCCAGCAGATGCACCGTGCGGGTGCCGATCCCGCCCGGATGGATCTCGATGTCGAAGACGTCGCCGGGCCAGAGCGGACCAAGGAACTCGATCTCGAGTCCCTTTCCCGGCGCCCGGTGCTGAACGCCCGCCGGCAGGGCCGGCTGCACCACGTGCTGCCCGAAGAGCTGGCAGGCATCGAGCATGTAGAGCGGAAACTTCCCGGCATAGACCACGCCGGCCGGGTCGCAATCCGACCAGCGCACGCAACGGCGCACCGTGAAGGGCCGCATCGACACGACCCCCTCCTGCGGCGGCGGCAGACCGGACGAGCCGTCGGATGCCGCCGTCATGCGCTTAGCCCCAGCGCGATGTTGTGCGCGTGGCGCGGCACGATGTGGCGGGCATAGAATTCCGGCGCATAGGCCTTCAACCGCTCGTCATCGACCCGGCCGGTCCGAGTGAGGAAATCATGGACGAAGCTGACCAGGTCGGTCTGCATCGCACCGCGGACGTCTTCGTACCACGCATAGCTTCGGGCGGTCGCATCGGTGAACAGATCGCGCACCGGCTTGCGCGCGGCGACGAAACGGTCCAGAGCCTCGGCCACGGGGCCGCCGTCGACGAGCGCGTCATGCAGGGCCACGGCGTCGTCCATGGCAAGCCGCGTGCCCGAGCCGATCGAGAAATGCGCGACACGCAGGGCGTCGCCGATCAGAACTGCCCGGCCGTCGGTCCAGCGCTCGGCGACCCTGGCATCGAAACGCCGCCAGACCGACTTGTTCTCAAGCAGCCGCCCCCCGTCGAGCACGTCGGCATAGATGTGCTCGATCAACGCCTTGCGCTGGGCATCGGTCATGCGGTCCAGGCCACACGCCGTCCAGGTCTGCGCATCACATTCGGCAACGAATGTGCTCAGACCCGGGGCATAGGTGTAGTAGTGGGCGATGAAGCAGCCGCCGCGATGATAGCGGAAGATCAGCGCATTCGGCTTCAGTGCCCGGTCGACGCCGTACCAGGCAAAGCGGTTGTCAAGCTGCTGTGTTCTGACAGGAAAGGCCTCTGGCCAGATCCCGCGGACCACCGAGTTGGCCCCGTCGGCACCCACGATCAGGTCATAGCCGTCCAGATCCCCGGCGCGTTCGACACGCCGATCATGAACCACCTGCACGCCGACATCGGCGCAGAGGCGGCCGAGGATCTGCAACAGGGTCAGCCGCGCGATCGCGCCAGAATTGCCCGGGTAGTCCAGCAGCAGCGCCTCGCCGTTCAGCCCGATCTTCTGCGTGCTTGAGAACACCATGGCCTTGGTGAGGGCGTCGACGCTTTCGGGATCCACCTCTCGCAGACGATCCCGCGCGGGACCGGCCAGCACCACACCGAAGCCATAGGTCGCGTCGCGCGCGTTCTGCTCAAACACCCGAACCTCGGCGCCCGGCCGGCTGCGCTTGATCAGCCGGGCGAAGAACAGGCCGGAGGGTCCGCCACCAACAATGGCGATCTTCATAGTCTGGAGCTCCTTCACTCTCGCACGGGCATTGGCATCGGCACTCTCGTGCCGGCACTTTTGCGCTGGCACTTTTGCACTGGCACATTTGAGCTGGCACATTTGAGCTGGCATTCTGGCGCCGGAATCAGGCGGATACGGCGCCGAGCGCACGCTCTGCCCTCAAGATCGCCGCGATGCGTTCAACCAGCAGGGGTTTCGATGGCTTGCCCGATCCGGTCAACGGAAAGTCGGCCACGACTTCGATCCGTTCGGGCCATTTGAACTTGGCCATGCCGCGGGCTTCGAGGTACGCGCCAAGCTGTCGCACGTCCGGCACCGGGACACCGGGAGCCGCGATCACGACCGCGCACATCCGCTCGCCATAGACCGGGTCGGGCATCGGTACACAAAGCACCGCACCAATCGCCGGATGGTCGAGCAGGACACGTTCGACTTCGGAACAGTTGATCTTCTCGCCGCCGCGGCTGACGACGTCCTTCACCCGGCCGTCGAAGGTGAGATGCAGCACGCCGTCGATGCGGCGAATGCTCATCAGATCACCGGACCTGACATAGCCGTCGGCGGTGAAGGCGTCGCGGTTGCGCTCTTCGGCATCATAATAGCCCCGGGTGGAACTGGGCCCGCGGAAGACCATCTCGCCGATCACACCGTCGGCCAGCGGCTCGCCGGTTTCCGGATCCTGAATACGGATGTCTGTATGGGGGTCGATCGGCCGGCCAACTGTATCGGACAGGATGTCGAGGGGATCGCCGATGGTGCTGTAGCAGATGATCCCCTCGGTCATACCATAGAGGGTGACGGCGGAAGCGCC contains the following coding sequences:
- a CDS encoding alpha/beta fold hydrolase, with product MTDQTTAAPHAGAPVIRQATTTAGLHGTKWDPDRLPAGTTMTAHALTTADGAPVTGFLFRRGGERSVVCLMHPREIGVTQYIVPDLLAAGVAVWVQGSRAPGNDLRLEHETALHDMAAGQAFLRSTAGFGQSVLLGISGGGPLAAFYCQQAALEPAARVARSSGGRPTGLHRATMPAPEGVILVSSHLGQGALMLACIDPSVTDEDDPFSVDPALDPFSAANGFRPAPQSASYTPEFLERYRAAQAARVRRIDEKATALLARKARARAAAKSGGGRADEVMAAFSPIFQVWRTDADPRCFDLSLDPSDRAYGTLWGANQTVSNYGSIGFGRVCTPESWLSNWSAFSTKASMAACAPDIRQPVLMVEYTGDNSVFPADAEYLFGLIGAADKSRLRVHGNHHGRAIDPDQPNGQVVAGDAIAAWLSEKGFA
- a CDS encoding acyl-CoA thioesterase, which gives rise to MRPFTVRRCVRWSDCDPAGVVYAGKFPLYMLDACQLFGQHVVQPALPAGVQHRAPGKGLEIEFLGPLWPGDVFDIEIHPGGIGTRTVHLLAAARRVDDGRPVFIGRVTSIHVSPDDRTIGVDVAPELRAALEDQAAHSGPPPQILQRLSPVTRFAKG
- a CDS encoding FAD-dependent monooxygenase, with the protein product MKIAIVGGGPSGLFFARLIKRSRPGAEVRVFEQNARDATYGFGVVLAGPARDRLREVDPESVDALTKAMVFSSTQKIGLNGEALLLDYPGNSGAIARLTLLQILGRLCADVGVQVVHDRRVERAGDLDGYDLIVGADGANSVVRGIWPEAFPVRTQQLDNRFAWYGVDRALKPNALIFRYHRGGCFIAHYYTYAPGLSTFVAECDAQTWTACGLDRMTDAQRKALIEHIYADVLDGGRLLENKSVWRRFDARVAERWTDGRAVLIGDALRVAHFSIGSGTRLAMDDAVALHDALVDGGPVAEALDRFVAARKPVRDLFTDATARSYAWYEDVRGAMQTDLVSFVHDFLTRTGRVDDERLKAYAPEFYARHIVPRHAHNIALGLSA